The genomic region AACCCGAGTTCACCGAGTTTGTTCTCATCGAACCATACGGGCTGCCTTCCATAATAGTAGGAATCACGTCTCTTCTCATCTATATCCAATGCTCTCCAGTTTAACAGAAGAGAAAGGCTGCTGTTCTCCCTGTGGAGACGGTAGGGCCACATGGAGAGTTCCCTTTCCGTAAGTGTTATCTCCCTTTTCTGCTCTGAGGACCTGTTCAGGACCACGTTTGTCAGAATAGCAATGTTGGCAGCGATGATCACAAAAAAAGCCAACAGGAAAAGTCTTTTGGTGTAAAGCGCTGTTTTCATTTCGATACCTCCCGACTATGTGCAATAGCAGCACTTCTCAATCGTTTAAAGAGATATAGCATCAAGATCGCTGTCAGTCCGATAAGGAAAAAGAAAAGATACTTCGGCATCCATTCCCACCACCAGTCATACAGTTTTGTATAGAGGAATATGGTAAAGAAGATATTGCCGGTATTGATGACGTCCGTCCATCCCTTTTTGACACCTGCATAAATGGCAGCTGCACTCAGCATGAATCCTGTGAGCTGATAGAAAGCTTCAATAGTATTATTGTCAAGATCCAGGTAACTCACACCTCCCCAGTTGGCGAGGATAAGGACCGGTATGAAGAACAGCAGCATGGCAAAAACACGGTAGATCACGGGAAAGCCGGGGAATCTGTGATGGGGCAGGAACGAGAGGAGAAAGAGCAGGATGGCTGCAGGGAAAAAGTTTTCCGGTCTCTCCCCGAAATCGATCCAGTAGCAGCCGTTCCATGTCCCGGTTTTCGCCGACAGGAAATAGGACAAAAACAGAATACCGATGGCAAGGAGCAGACGTGCATTTGTGGCGTAAGCCAGCAGGAAGGAGAAAACAGCCCAGGTCAAAAAAGCATTTTCAGAGGGTGCTATATTGAATATCTGTCCAAGCATAGAGATGTTCAGAACAAAGGCAGTAATGGTCATGAATCCTAAAATCTTTGAAAAATAGCCTGTACTTTCCCGTGGAGAGATATATGCAGTGGCACCCAGGCCGATCAGCGGTGTCGACACAAGGATGAGGACTTGCATATAGGTCGGGAATCTTCCCCAGAACTGATAAAAAAGGAAAAAGAGACTGGCAGCCAATCCGAGTGCACCAAGAAATGAGGTGATCTTCATACCGAGGCTCAGCTGTTTCTCCCGGCTGCTTGCATCGATATCGAATGCAGAAGAGAGCTCTCCGATAAGGTTTTGATGATAGGTATCGATAGCAGAGTGCTGTGCTTGGGTCAAAGAGACGATATTTTCCTGCTCTAGCAGTTTCAGTTCTGTTTGAAAATCTGTGATCCTGTCAACCCTTTTCTGGGCTTCTGCTTTTGATCTTACTGCCATCGGTCCATCCTTTCTGCTTTGCCTAATCTCTTCATGTTACTGTAACTCCTAAGCCCAGAAATCTTCATCGCTCATGCTACCGCTTTTCTTCTTGGCGACCATTTCCGCTTTGAGTGACTTTTTGCCATTGATGTCAAGATTCCAATACTCTCTCAAGTGCATAATGTCATATTCGTGGTCGAATGCGGCTTCGAGTTCTCCCTCTTCGAGCAGAAAACTTTTATTGGTAGGTACTCTTTCGTTGTCGGGGTGATAGACGAAGGTTTCGTAGAGAAAGATGCCGCCGGGTTTGAGTGCCCTGGTGATCTTTGGGAAAAGTGTGCGCTTGAGAAAGTAGGTACAGATGACCAGGTCATAGGTCTCTTCGGGAAATTCCGCAGTATCCAGATCGACCTCTTTGGGATGGATGTGTTCAAGGTTTTTAAGAGAGTTGATGGCCACAGAACTGATATCCCAGGCATCGACCTCAAAACCGAGGGAAGCAAGATATTTGCTGTGACGGCCCATACCACAGGCAATGTCGAGTGCTCTGTTGCCTGTGGCCAGTTTGGCATACTGTGTGATGAGTTTTATGGGTTCATTGGGGATGGGGTTGTTGAGATATTTCTCATCCCAGCGCTCTTTGTCTTCACGTGCCATACTTACAGCCTTTTTTGGTACTATTCTACCAAAATAATATTGGGATAACGACAATGGCAAAAACAACATTCATATCATGGAACGTGAACGGTATCCGGGCTGTAGAGAAAAAAGCAGCACTCAAATGGATTGACGAAGCAGAAGTGGATTTCCTGGGCCTTCAGGAGATCAAAGCCGAAGCCGACCAGATCCCCGAAAGCATTTTTGAAAGAGACTATAAATTCCAAAGCATCAACTCCTCTTCAAAGAAAGGGCAGTCTGGTGTAGCGCTCTACACGGATGTCAAAGGGTTGGCAATGTGCTGTGAACATGTAGATATACTCGATGAAGGGCGCATCAATGAGTACCATTTTGGTGATATTGCTTATTTCAATGTCTATTTCCCGAACGGACAGCGCAACGAGGAGAGACTGGCATACAAACTGGCATTTTACGACCGCTTTTTGGCACATATCAACGAGCTTCGAAGCCAGGGGAGATCCATCGTTGTCTGCGGCGATGTCAATACGGCCCACAGATCCATCGATCTGGCACGTCCCAAAGCCAATGAAGATACATCCGGTTTCCTGCCTGTCGAGAGGGCCTGGATGGACAGACTTATCGAGAATGGGTACATCGATACCTTCCGTCATGTGCATGGCGACATAGAAGAGCGTTACAGCTGGTGGAGCTACAGGGCAGGGGCCAGAAGCAGGAATGTAGGCTGGAGGATCGATTACTTCTTCGTCTCAGACGACCTGAAAGGAAAGATCGTCGATGCAGACATACTGGATGATGTGATGGGAAGTGACCATTGCCCTGTTAAGCTGGTACTGGATATTTAAAAAAAGGGGGGGAGCGGTTATACCTCTGCCCCGGTATAGTAGAATTCATCAAGTCCTTCAAGAAAGGCCATAAGCAGGTCATCGGTGCAGGCTTTGAAATTCTTGTGGTCTTCTTTTCTGAAAAGTGATTTCAGTTCCTGTTTGCTGAGGGTTGCATCGCCAAGCCCGAAGATGATCTCGGTCTCCGGCTCTTTGAGTTCCAGAGCGATACGGAGTTTTTTGAGTATGAGATTGTTGGTAAGTGGTACCGCTTCATCATCATTGGGTCTTTTGGGAGAGGGCCCACGTTTTAGCGTGACAAGGCCATCCAGGAAAACACCAAGCTCTTCATAGCTGCAAAGCGAAAAATCTTTGTCTATACGTTTCTTCAGCAATGCCTCAAGATGGCTGGGTGTCATCTCATACCCCTCAAGCCGGTATGCCTCAATCATCTCTTCCTGCGTAAGGCTCAGGGCTTTTGAGATTTTATAGAGTATATCGTTCGTTTTCAAAGCTTTCCTTACTTTTTTGCAATGTTGGTATTGCAGAGTGTCGCTTCAACGGTAGTGGAAAAGCCGATAGTGACATCGCTCCATGTCTTTCCCTTGTGCAGGTCAAAACAGGCTTTGTTGATGGAAGCAAGTGATTCACCCGCTGCAAAATCGACAAGGTCAATGGTACCGGTAGCATCGAATTTTCCCTTGTTGTAGATATACTTCATAGGCACGGTACGTGTTTTGCCGTTCATGGTGACCTCTACACTCAGTGAACCGGTTCTGGGTTTTCCTTTTTCATGTTTGTCACTTCTTTTGATATCGACGATCTTCGCTTCGATCGTATTTGTACTCATCGTTCCAAAGAAGAATTTGACCAGTTTTTCATCCCTTCCCGGATTCCCTGTAGTGATCTTTTGTGTGTCGATGTTCACCTTCGAACCTACAAAGAGTTCCCTGAAGTTCTTTCCTTCCAGTGAAGCAGGGATATACTTGACTGCCGTGAACTGCCCGCCCACACCGATCTTCTCAGGTGTTTTGTAGGCTTTCCATGTGACATTCAGCTCTTTTGGCTGTACGAGTACACAGCCTGTTGATGCATCGGGTCCTGCAGCATAGGTGAGTGAGGCAAAGGCCAGGAGTGATATAAGTGTTCTTTTCATGTTTGTATCCTTTAAAAATAGATGTTAGTGCGGAACTATTTGGCAGCAGCTTCTTCTGCCAGTTTCTGCATAGCGATGTGCGCCTTCTGTATAATACCCAAACAAGTTTTATCTTTAATATTGTGTTTGAGTGTCCAGTACTCCGGGTTGGTATAGGTGATGGTGGTCTTCCCCTCATAGTCGGTAGAGAAGAGCATGCGTAGAGGCAGATCCAGTCCCATGGAAGGGTTACACTGCATCAGCTTCGTTCCCATCTTCGGGTTCCCGAATACCACGACGGTCTCAGGTTTGAGCCGCATGCCTACACTTTGTGCATTCTTTGCATGGTCTATCGTCTCAAAATGGACAAGGCCCTGGGACTTGACAGCAGAAACAAGCTTTGCTACGGCAGTGGGAACATCATTCTGTGTCTCTACGCTTTCAAGGAAAGCCCCTTTTTTATTCTCACAGCCTGTAAAGACCAAAGCAAACAGACCAATTATCAGCCACTTCTTCATAACCTTTCCTTTCTGTGTTGTGTGGATACACACACTATATTTCTGAACGCTAAGTACTTAACGCTTAACGCTGTTCGGCAGAGCCGGACTTTACACATTGAACCTGAAATGCATGACATCACCGTCCTGGACAATGTACTCTTTCCCTTCAAGTCTGTTCTTTCCGGCTTCCTTCGCTCCCTGTTCTCCGCCATACTTGATGAAATCTTCATAAGAGATGACCTCTGCACGGATGAATCCCTTTTCGAAGTCATTGTGGATGACCGCCGCTGCTTTAGGAGCAGTGGTACCTTTGCGGATAGTCCAGGCACGTACCTCTTTGACACCGGCAGTGAAGTAGCTCATCAGTCCAAGCTTGTCGAATCCTTTGTGGATGATCTGCTCAAGTCCCGATTCCTCGACACCGAGGTCGGCAAGCATCTCTTCTCTCTCATCATCATCGAAATCGACCATCTCCTCTTCGACTTTGGCACAGAGTTTGATGACCTCCGAGTTTCTCTCCTCTGCATAGGCTTTGAGCTTCTGTACGAATTCATTGTCTTCGCTCAGTCCCTCTTCGTCCACATTGGCACCGTAGATGATCTCTTTGCTTGTCAAAAGACGCAGGTCTCTGTTCATCGCTTTGAAGGCATCGTCTTCGATCTCTGCAAAAGTAGAGACGGGATGTCCCTCTTCAATATGGGCAAGAAGTGCTTCGGCTATGGCAAGCTGGGCTTTGGCATCTTTGTCATTTCCTTTGGCTTTCTTCCTGAGCATCTCGATACGTTTGATAACCGCATCGATATCGGCAAACAGAAGTTCCTGCTCGATGATCTCGACATCACGGATAGGATCGATGGAACCTTCGGTATGTACGACATTGTCATCTTCAAAACATCTGACGATATGCAGGATGACCTCGGTCTCGCGGATGTTCCCGAGGAACTTGTTCCCCAGACCTTCGCCCTTGCTGGCACCTTTGACCAGGCCGGCAATGTCCACGAAGTCAAGTGTGGAGTGCTGGATCCTCTCCGGGTTGACGATCTTTGCGAGTTCGTCAAGCCTTTTGTCCGGTACCGGTACCACTGCCTTGTTCGGTTCGATCGTACAGAACGGGTAGTTGGCGCTCTCTGCATTCTGTGCTTTCGTCAGTGCGTTAAAGGTGGTGGATTTCCCTACATTCGGCAATCCTACAAGTCCAATGCCTAGTCCCATGATAATTCCTTCGTGTCATAATTATTACGCGATTTTATCGAAATCTTGGTGAAGGAGGGGTTAGTGTGATACAACAATCATTCTATTTGATGTATAATACCCCTAATTGAACAAGGAGAGTCCTTCATGGAAAATGTATTGATCGTCCTGATCGTGACCATCGCCATTGCCACGGTACTGAATGTTGTATTGAAGAAGTTCGATATTCCAACGGTCATAGGGTATGTAATATCCGGTTTTGTGATCTCTTCCCTGTACCACTTTGCCGAAGATTCCAGGGAGGCATTGTCCCATCTGGCAGAGTTCGGTATTGTCTTCCTGATGTTCACCATCGGACTGGAGTTCTCTGTCAACCATCTCAAGCATATGAAGCGGGAGGTCTTCCTCTTTGGGGGAATGCAGGTCATGCTCTCCGGACTCCTTTTCTCGCTTATCGGGTATTTTGGATTCGGCCTGGAGAGCAAAACAGCCATCGTGATCGGGTTTGCCCTTTCACTCTCTTCGACAGCGATCGTACTGAAGATACTCAATGAGAACAACGAGATCCACGCGGGGTACGGCCGTACCACTGTTGGTATATTGATCTTTCAGGACCTTGCGGTCATCCCCATACTCCTCATGGTCTCCATCTTTACCTCGCAGAGCGATTCTATAGGGACACTGCTGCTCAATACGCTGGGAAGTGCCATACTTGTCTTCATTATCCTCTTCGTGGTCGGGAAATATTTTCTGGAACGTTTTTTCGATCTTATTATGGATACCGGTTCTGAAGAGATCTTCCTTGTGGCGGTTTTGCTGGGCGTACTCTCCGCCTCCGTCCTGGCGGAAGTCTTTGGTTTCTCCTACTCTCTGGGAGCATTCATCGCCGGTATGATGCTCTCCGAGACCAAATACCGCTACCGCATAGAGGCCGACCTGGTACCGTTCAGAGATATTCTTCTGGGGGTCTTCTTCGTCTCCATCGGTATGCTCATAGACTGGCACTCCATCATTACCTACGGGCATATCATACTTGGACTCCTCGTAGGGATAATGCTGCTCAAAGGCCTGCTTATTTATCTGCTTTTGAACGTTTTCATCCAAAAAAGAACGGCGCTCAAGACAGCACTTGCCCTCTTCGAAGTGGGGGAGTTCTCGCTGGCGATTTTTGCTCTGGCCAATGCCAAGGGGCTCATAGAACCGGGCCTCAACCAGATACTCATCATCACCGTGGTACTCTCTATGATCCTCACGCCGTTCGTACTGAAGAACATCAAAACGATCGCCGACAAACTGACCATTGAACCCGATACCCTGCGTGAACGTGCGATGGTGGGCGGGACCTACACGGACCACATCATCGTCTGCGGCTACGGCCCGCTTGGTCAGAAGCTGGTCAAGACCTTCAAGGAGCGCAACCTGCTCTATGTCATTCTTGAACATGATGTGAAAGTGGTGGATAGTGTCATCGCCAACGGTGAAGAGGCGATCTTCTTTGCAAACGCCGCACAGAAGATGGTACTGGAGCATTTCAATGTTGCCCAGTGTGCAGCGATCGTCGTGACCATCGACAACGAGATACAAAAACAGCTCATCTGTGAGAACATCGCTTCATTCGGTCCGCATATCAACAGTGTCGTCAAAGTGATGAACAATGCGGAAGAGGAGAGCATCTCGGCACTTGGCATCAAGCATGTGGTCAATGCAAGGAATATCGTTGCCGATATTATGGCAGAAGAGGTACTTGCCTGTCATATCGGGTGAGAGGATTTTATATGATCCCCCATCCTAAGCACAAAGAAAATCTCTAAAGTTCTTCAATGTCACTTTCAGGCAAGGCGACAATGCGTCTTTCCATAAGGTTGATTTCATTGACCAGTTTTTTAGAGACCTCTTCCATTGATGTAAAATACTCTTTTGCAAGCTTGACAGAGTCCTCTGTTATTTTTTTCTTTTTACCAAACAGTTTGCTGAAAAATCCCTGCGGTTCCATATCATAATAGATCTTATAGATATTCAGATAGATGTCATGAAGTTCAAAGTGAAGCTTTTCAATTTCAGACATACAGTCCATAGGATTGTTCCTCAGGCCGTTCAGCCTTTGTGCATCAGAGTAGAACCATTTCCCGAACTGGCATTGCGTAGAGTTGACAGGAATGGCATCCTCTTCCATCTTGAAACCGGATATCAGCATTTTGGCACGCTGTACCCAGTTGATATGTGCTGCTTTTGCCGCTCTTAACTGTTCCAGGATCGTATTTTTTTCCATAACTAAAACTCCTTATTCTTAATAAGAATATTTTATCACTATTTATCTTTTTTGCAGATAAAGTACAGATATTTTGGATCCTGTGCAATGATGCTGGTTAATGTTTCGCTTCACGTGCAAGTGCTTCAATGAGCCTGAGCATCATTCTGACACCGGCACCTGATGCCCCATGCGGGTTCTCACCCCAGGCATGTTCCACAAAAGCCGGTCCGGCGATGTCGATGTGGGCCCATTTCTCCTTGTGGTCCTTGTCGATGAACTCAGAGAGGAACTGACCAGCGGTAATGGCTCCACCGTAACGTGTGTTGGAGATGTTGCAGACATCGGCGATATCACTTTTGATCGTTTTGTGAAGATACGGGTTGAAGTCGAGTGCCGTTGCCAGTTCTCCCGAGATCTTCGCCTGTTTCGTCACCATGTTTTTCACCTCTTCATTGAAGCCCATGACTCCTGAAGTGTAGTGTCCCACACCGACCACACAGGCGCCTGTAAGGGTAGCGAAGTCGAAGAGGTAGTCTGCTTTGACCTCCTGCTGGGCATAGGCGAGGGTGTCGGCAAGAACAAGACGTCCTTCGGCATCGGTATTGCGTATCTCGATGGTCTTGCCGTTCTTGGCGACCAGTACGTCATCGGGTTTGTAGGCATCGCCGCCTATCATATTTTCTACCGCGCCTACAAAGCCGTGTACTTCCACAGGCAGATTCATCTCCGAGATCGCTTTCATCAGTCCAAGTACTGCTGACCCGCCGCTTTTGTCCGATTTCATCGTGACCATATAGTCGGCAGGTTTGAGGCTAAGACCGCCCGAGTCGTAGGTCAGGCCTTTTCCTACAAGTGTGATGATCGCTTTTGGGTTTTTTGGTTTATGGGCGAGGTGGATCACTCTTGGTTTATGGCGTGATGCACGGGCTACGGCAAGCAGGGTCTCCATCTTCTCTTTTTTGAGTGCTTTTGGTTTGAGTATCTTGCATTTGAGCCCGTTCTCTTTTGCCAGATCTTCAGCGATCTCCGCCATGATCTGAGGGTAGCAGTCATCTGGAGTGGTGTTGACGATGTTTCGGGTAAAGTTGGTCGCTTCAGCAGCTATTTCACCATTGTGTACAGCACGAGCCGCCACTTCCATAGTGATCTCATGTGCATTGTAGCCCTCAAGAGAGATCTCGACAGTCTTGACAGGAGATTTCACTTTTTTGCTTTTGTATCGGGTGAATGTATAGCTTCCCAGTACGAGGCCTTCGACCATGGCCCTGATGGAAGCGGAACATCTCGGGTGGCTCACATAGGTAGCGATCTTGACTGTTCTATAGGCTTTTTTGCCGATGAGCGAACGCATTGCAGTAGCGACAGCCGGTCTGATACCTCGGCCTTTGAGTGTTTCCGCACCCACATAGAGCCTCTTTTTCTCTACGAGGTGGCACAATTCGTCCTGCTTCCCTGAGAAGCCGGTTTTTTTAAGTAGTTTTCTGTCTTTGACCGAATCGTGTTTAAGGTCGCCATCAATGACGATGATAATCTCCAGATCGGCTTTGATCTCTTTAAGAGCTGTAGTCGTTATATTGAAATTCATATTTTACCTTTTGGTTATATTGTATGTTTTGGAGTATAACCAAATATTGGTAAATAATCTCTCTTATTCGACTTTCTCTTTGGCTGTTACGATATCGATGATAAAACTGCCCGGTTTTTCATAACCGATGTGTTTGTGGACCGGTCTGTGTGTGGATGCATCTATGAAGTACATAGAGGGTGTCAACTTCACATCGAGCGTCTGTGCAATTTTTGAACTGATGTCTGTTACCACAGTGACCATATCTTCAAGTTCATATTTGACATTGTCATCACTGAGTGTATTGTGGACCATCAGTTCACACCAGTTGCAGTCGTCCTTGACCACGACGAGAAGTATCAGCTTCTTCTTTTGGGCTTTTGCTTTTTTGTAGGCATTTGTCAAACTGGTCTGGGCATCAAGCACCAGCGCAGCATCATTGGCAGTAATGGCCATCAGGCTGGATATCATCAATAGTGAAACTAGAAATGTTTTCATCTTTTTCCTTTCAATAACTTTTAACTATTTGTCAGAGTTTAGTAAGGGGTTTTAAATACCAGTATCATTGTTTAAATTATACCAGTATATCATATTTTATTATAGATCGAAAAATATAGATCGTGTGTTAAGTGTATTTTTTTGTTAAATTGAGAGAAGGGATAAGAATATCACCACAAGGATCGTGGTGATATCGAGTATAGAGAATGATCTACAGGAACTGCTCAGCCAAAATATCTTTGGCCTGCATCATATCTTTGTCGCCGCGTCCGGAGAGGTTGACCAGAATGGTCTTTCCCTTGACCTCTTCAGGCTTCATTTTTTTGAGGTAGGCGATAGCATGTGAACTTTCAAAAGCCGGAATGATACCTTCAGCCTGGGAAAGCCAGACAAAGGCTTCCATCGCTTCATCGTCGGTAATGTGGTCGTAGGTGACTCTTCCCTCATCTTTGAGATAGGCATGCTCCGGCCCGATACCAGGGTAGTCAAGTCCTGCCGAGATGGAGTGGGCTTCCTGTACCTGTCCGTCCTCATCCTGCAACAGATAGCTGAGCTGTCCGTGAAGTACGCCGGGACTGCCTTTTTCCAAAGAACATCCATGTTTGCAGTCCAAACCTTCCCCGCCGGCTTCGATACCGATGCATTCCACAGTTTCATCTTCAAGGAAGTGGCTGAAGATACCAAGCGCATTGGAACCGCCGCCGATACATGCGATGACTTTGTCGGGAAGGCAGCCTTCTACAACATCAAGCTGTGCTTTGGCTTCCCATCCGATAATACTCTGAATGTCACGGACCATCATCGGGTAGGGGTGGGGACCTGCTACTGTACCGATGAGATAGTAGGTGTCACGGGCATTGGTCACCCAGTGTCTGATGGCATCGTTCATAGCATCTTTCAGGGTCTTCGACCCGCTTTCAACCGCGTGTACTTTCGCTCCGAGCAGTTTCATACGGAAGACATTGAGCTCCTGGCGTGCGACATCTTTGGCACCCATGAATACCTCGCACTCCAGGCCAAAGAGGGCAGCAACCGTAGCAGTTGCTACGCCATGCTGTCCTGCACCTGTCTCTGCGATGATCTTTTTCTTCCCAAGTCTTTTTGCAAGGACTGCCTGAGCGACACAGTGGTTGATCTTGTGCGCACCGGTATGGTTCAGGTCTTCACGTTTAAGATAGATCTTCGCATCGAGCTCTTTGGAGAGGTTCTCTGCATAGTAGAGTGCAGAAGGGCGGCCCACATAGTTCTTGTAGTAGTGGTCCACCTCAGCCCAGAAATCTTTGTCGAAGCGTATCGCTTCATAGTCGAGACGAAGCTGTTCAAGGGCAGGCATCAGTGTTTCGGGTACGAAACGTCCGCCGAATTTGCCGAAATGCCCATTCTCGTCAGGGTCGAAGGAGCTTGGTTTTGGAATGTATATCTCTTTGTGTAGATCCATAGTTTTCTCTTCTGTAAAAATTAGGTAGATTATAGCGTATGGGAGGTTAGAAGTCACCTTTAGAGGAGCCCTTTATACAATGTAGCTTATCTCTGCCTGAGAACCAAGCCGCATAGGAGGTCCCCAGAAACCGATACCGCTATTGACGTAGATGCTTGAACCGTTTGGCAGCTCGTGAAGCCCTTTGACAAAAGGCTGCTGCAGCTTGACCAGATGTCCGAACGGCCAGATCTGCCCGCCGTGGGTATGGCCGCTGAGAATGAGGTCAGGGCGGTAGCTCCCCAGTTCTTCTATGAACTTGGGTTGATGTGCCAAGAGCAGTGTCCTGTAGTCGGGGTTGACTCCTTTGAAGGCTTTATGGATGTCAGGTTCAAGCAGTCCCATCCGATATCCTATAAGGTCTGTGACCCCTGCGATATTGAGTTTGAGGGCATCTATGGTGATATTTTCATTCATCAGAAGGGTCAGTCTGGTCGTTTTGATGAAATCAATGATCTCCATTGGATCATGAAAATACTCATGATTCCCCAAAATATAGTAGATACCGTGTTTGGCCTTGATACCATCGAGTTCCCTGATCGCAGGAGTAATGTATTCGAGTGATGTATCGATGAGATCACCGGTAATGCAGACGATATCAGGGTTGAGTACGTTTATTTTTTCAACTGCGTGGCGTACGAACTCCTGGTCTATCAGGCCTCCTATATGCAGATCGCTTATCTGTACGATGGAGAAGTCAAAAGTACCGAATTTCACGACATTGACCACCGGTTCCTTTCTGCCTTCATAGGCACCTGCACCGACATACGCGGTCGAGAGTGCCAAAAGCATACTGTCACCGCTCTTTTTGAAGAAGTGCCTTTTTTCATGGTCCACTTTTTTCAATGATTTATGAAAGATTTCAAGTATCTCATGAACGACAAGATAGAGAAGGAGTACAAAAGAGATACCAATAGAGAGTGAAAAGAGGTAGTAGAGGCTGTTACCTATGTAATCTGTATATCGCCCGATAACATAAAGTACATTGAAAATAAAGTTGAAGCCAAGCAAAAAGGTAAGTGTCCGTTTGATCTTCTCTGAAAAAAGCAGTTTTCTGATGACCCTCGAGTAAAAAAGATAATGCAGGGCGAAAAAAAAGAGTAGAAAAACGGCAAAAAACAGATACACTCTCATAAAAATTCCTTTTGACTATTGTACCACATGAGGGTAACTACAGAGAGAGGCTGCTTTGAAACCTTTTTTTCTTTGCTATATCTTCACCGTGTGCAGTATAGTTGTATTTTCTTTTTGCCTCGTTTATAAGCTTTTTGGGCATCTCATTGTAAACGGTATTCATATCTGTGTTTATGGTCCCAAGATAATAGGTCCTCCCCGGTACGATCTTTGCAATACTTTTGCTGCCAGAGCCATACCCCGCTTTGCCCCTGCTGCATCCGTAGTGTCCGCTGAGCGAATACTCTTTGAGTGTAATGTTCGTACTGGGTGCAGGAATTTTAACTGCGATAAATCCTTCAGATATCTTTTTGTCATGAAAGTAGAGTTCGTAATCCAAAGGAGCTTCGTTACTGCCTATGACCAGGTGCCTGACAGCCCGTTCCTTGCTGCCGTCTACACCGATGAGTACCGTAGCTGTGTTTTTACTGCCGGATGTCATTGTATCCGGATCGGCTAGTTCAACTGTATTGGTCGTACAGGCAGAAAAAAGGAGTGTGGAGAGTAAAAGTAATAGTGAGTTTTTCATTAACAATCCCTTCTGAGAACGTATTGTAATGAAATGTTTGTGTAGTTGTTGTGCATTTACTTGATGAAGTCTGTTCCCATGAATTGAATATTGGACATCACTCTATCTCAAGTACCGAGTAGACAGGGGCAGAGAATCCCTCTTTCCCGTTGAGG from Sulfurovum riftiae harbors:
- a CDS encoding CZB domain-containing protein, whose product is MEKNTILEQLRAAKAAHINWVQRAKMLISGFKMEEDAIPVNSTQCQFGKWFYSDAQRLNGLRNNPMDCMSEIEKLHFELHDIYLNIYKIYYDMEPQGFFSKLFGKKKKITEDSVKLAKEYFTSMEEVSKKLVNEINLMERRIVALPESDIEEL
- a CDS encoding leucyl aminopeptidase codes for the protein MNFNITTTALKEIKADLEIIIVIDGDLKHDSVKDRKLLKKTGFSGKQDELCHLVEKKRLYVGAETLKGRGIRPAVATAMRSLIGKKAYRTVKIATYVSHPRCSASIRAMVEGLVLGSYTFTRYKSKKVKSPVKTVEISLEGYNAHEITMEVAARAVHNGEIAAEATNFTRNIVNTTPDDCYPQIMAEIAEDLAKENGLKCKILKPKALKKEKMETLLAVARASRHKPRVIHLAHKPKNPKAIITLVGKGLTYDSGGLSLKPADYMVTMKSDKSGGSAVLGLMKAISEMNLPVEVHGFVGAVENMIGGDAYKPDDVLVAKNGKTIEIRNTDAEGRLVLADTLAYAQQEVKADYLFDFATLTGACVVGVGHYTSGVMGFNEEVKNMVTKQAKISGELATALDFNPYLHKTIKSDIADVCNISNTRYGGAITAGQFLSEFIDKDHKEKWAHIDIAGPAFVEHAWGENPHGASGAGVRMMLRLIEALAREAKH
- the trpB gene encoding tryptophan synthase subunit beta, yielding MDLHKEIYIPKPSSFDPDENGHFGKFGGRFVPETLMPALEQLRLDYEAIRFDKDFWAEVDHYYKNYVGRPSALYYAENLSKELDAKIYLKREDLNHTGAHKINHCVAQAVLAKRLGKKKIIAETGAGQHGVATATVAALFGLECEVFMGAKDVARQELNVFRMKLLGAKVHAVESGSKTLKDAMNDAIRHWVTNARDTYYLIGTVAGPHPYPMMVRDIQSIIGWEAKAQLDVVEGCLPDKVIACIGGGSNALGIFSHFLEDETVECIGIEAGGEGLDCKHGCSLEKGSPGVLHGQLSYLLQDEDGQVQEAHSISAGLDYPGIGPEHAYLKDEGRVTYDHITDDEAMEAFVWLSQAEGIIPAFESSHAIAYLKKMKPEEVKGKTILVNLSGRGDKDMMQAKDILAEQFL
- a CDS encoding thioredoxin fold domain-containing protein, which encodes MKTFLVSLLMISSLMAITANDAALVLDAQTSLTNAYKKAKAQKKKLILLVVVKDDCNWCELMVHNTLSDDNVKYELEDMVTVVTDISSKIAQTLDVKLTPSMYFIDASTHRPVHKHIGYEKPGSFIIDIVTAKEKVE
- a CDS encoding metallophosphoesterase → MRVYLFFAVFLLFFFALHYLFYSRVIRKLLFSEKIKRTLTFLLGFNFIFNVLYVIGRYTDYIGNSLYYLFSLSIGISFVLLLYLVVHEILEIFHKSLKKVDHEKRHFFKKSGDSMLLALSTAYVGAGAYEGRKEPVVNVVKFGTFDFSIVQISDLHIGGLIDQEFVRHAVEKINVLNPDIVCITGDLIDTSLEYITPAIRELDGIKAKHGIYYILGNHEYFHDPMEIIDFIKTTRLTLLMNENITIDALKLNIAGVTDLIGYRMGLLEPDIHKAFKGVNPDYRTLLLAHQPKFIEELGSYRPDLILSGHTHGGQIWPFGHLVKLQQPFVKGLHELPNGSSIYVNSGIGFWGPPMRLGSQAEISYIV